A window of Macrotis lagotis isolate mMagLag1 chromosome X, bilby.v1.9.chrom.fasta, whole genome shotgun sequence contains these coding sequences:
- the LOC141500837 gene encoding cytochrome P450 4F3-like isoform X1 yields MLPGVKCLSHHLGLVGLDLEVSSILLLVFLALSIWILTQVLIYVHHYYINCQRLRCFPQPPLKNWFFGHMGLTMASEERFHYILDLNQQFGDAHIWWSGPLIPVIRFFHPQVITPLLKASAFILPKDTIFYKFLENWLGEGLLLSKGEKWSRHRRMLTPAFHFDVLKPYVKIFNQSVDIMHAKWRRLHVEDGNYLEMFEHISLMTLDSLQKCIFSHNSNCQEKPSAYISAILEISSLVAKRADQPLLYWDALYYLTSQGRHFSRACRLVKDFSNVIIQDRRRILTQQGTKALLRDKGKSKTFDFIDILLLAKDEDGKTLSDKDIQAEADTFMFRGHDTTASGISWALYNLAQHQEYQDRCRQEIQELLRGRQPEQIEWDDLAQMPFLTMCIKESLRLHPPVLGISRRCAKDIKLSDGRIIPKGNICMISIFGIHYNPTVWPNPEVYDPYRFDINKSPKIPPMAFIPFSAGPRNCIGQSFAMIEMKVVLALTLLRFRVLPGKHPPRRKSEIVLRAENGLWLKVEPLVDPSSPETHLSEVSQA; encoded by the exons ATGCTGCCTGGAGTCAAGTGTCTATCTCATCATCTGGGTCTAGTAGGCCTGGATCTTGAGGTTTCTTCCATCCTGCTCCTGGTCTTCCTGGCCCTTAGCATCTGGATCCTGACCCAGGTCCTCATTTATGTTCACCATTACTATATCAACTGTCAGAGGCTTCGATGCTTCCCTCAGCCCCCTCTTAAGAACTGGTTCTTTGGCCATATGGGATTG ACCATGGCTAGTGAAGAAAGATTTCACTATATTCTGGACCTGAACCAACAATTTGGTGATGCCCACATCTGGTGGTCAGGGCCTTTAATTCCGGTGATCAGATTCTTTCATCCCCAAGTCATTACACCCTTGCTTAAGGCCTCAG CATTTATTTTACCCAAGGACACTATCTTCTATAAATTCCTGGAAAATTGGCTGG GGGAGGGACTATTGCTGAGTAAAGGAGAGAAATGGAGCCGGCACCGCCGCATGCTGACCCCAGCTTTTCACTTTGACGTCCTCAAACCTTATGTGAAGATCTTCAACCAGAGTGTGGATATCATGCAT GCAAAATGGAGACGCCTGCATGTGGAGGATGGAAATTACTTGGAGATGTTTGAACACATTAGCCTCATGACCCTGGATAGCCTGCAGAAATGCATCTTCAGCCACAACAGCAATTGCCAAGA GAAGCCAAGTGCCTACATCTCAGCTATCCTGGAAATTAGTTCCCTTGTGGCAAAACGTGCCGATCAACCACTTCTATACTGGGATGCCCTCTACTACCTCACTAGCCAAGGAAGACATTTCTCCCGAGCCTGCCGTCTGGTGAAGGATTTCTCAAATGTCATCATCCAGGACCGACGCCGTATCCTCACCCAACAGGGTACTAAGGCCCTTCTCAGGGACAAGGGCAAAAGCAAGACCTTTGACTTCATAGATATTCTCCTTTTGGCCAAA GATGAAGATGGAAAGACTCTTTCAGACAAGGACATCCAGGCAGAAGCTGACACTTTCATGTTTAGAG GCCATGACACAACTGCAAGTGGCATCTCTTGGGCCCTGTACAATCTGGCTCAGCACCAAGAATACCAGGATCGCTGCCGCCAGGAAATCCAGGAGCTCCTGAGGGGCCGTCAACCTGAGCAAATTGAATG GGATGATCTGGCCCAGATGCCCTTTCTGACCATGTGCATCAAAGAGAGTCTCCGGCTGCACCCACCAGTTCTTGGGATCTCCCGCCGTTGTGCCAAGGACATCAAGCTATCTGATGGACGCATCATTCCTAAAG GAAATATTTGCATGATTAGTATCTTTGGAATTCACTATAACCCTACTGTGTGGCCCAACCCTGAG GTGTATGACCCATATCGCTTTGACATCAACAAATCCCCAAAAATTCCACCCATGGCCTTTATACCCTTCTCAGCTGGACCCAG GAACTGCATTGGCCAGTCTTTTGCCATGATTGAGATGAAGGTTGTGTTGGCCCTCACCCTACTGAGGTTCCGAGTCCTTCCTGGTAAACACCCACCCCGAAGGAAGTCAGAGATTGTTCTCAGAGCAGAAAATGGTCTGTGGCTAAAGGTGGAGCCTTTGGTGGATCCTTCCAGCCCTGAGACACACCTCTCAGAAGTCTCTCAGGCATGA
- the LOC141500837 gene encoding cytochrome P450 4F3-like isoform X2 encodes MLPGVKCLSHHLGLVGLDLEVSSILLLVFLALSIWILTQVLIYVHHYYINCQRLRCFPQPPLKNWFFGHMGLTMASEERFHYILDLNQQFGDAHIWWSGPLIPVIRFFHPQVITPLLKASAFILPKDTIFYKFLENWLGEGLLLSKGEKWSRHRRMLTPAFHFDVLKPYVKIFNQSVDIMHAKWRRLHVEDGNYLEMFEHISLMTLDSLQKCIFSHNSNCQEKPSAYISAILEISSLVAKRADQPLLYWDALYYLTSQGRHFSRACRLVKDFSNVIIQDRRRILTQQGTKALLRDKGKSKTFDFIDILLLAKDEDGKTLSDKDIQAEADTFMFRGHDTTASGISWALYNLAQHQEYQDRCRQEIQELLRGRQPEQIEWDDLAQMPFLTMCIKESLRLHPPVLGISRRCAKDIKLSDGRIIPKGNICMISIFGIHYNPTVWPNPEVYDPYRFDINKSPKIPPMAFIPFSAGPSPSFLM; translated from the exons ATGCTGCCTGGAGTCAAGTGTCTATCTCATCATCTGGGTCTAGTAGGCCTGGATCTTGAGGTTTCTTCCATCCTGCTCCTGGTCTTCCTGGCCCTTAGCATCTGGATCCTGACCCAGGTCCTCATTTATGTTCACCATTACTATATCAACTGTCAGAGGCTTCGATGCTTCCCTCAGCCCCCTCTTAAGAACTGGTTCTTTGGCCATATGGGATTG ACCATGGCTAGTGAAGAAAGATTTCACTATATTCTGGACCTGAACCAACAATTTGGTGATGCCCACATCTGGTGGTCAGGGCCTTTAATTCCGGTGATCAGATTCTTTCATCCCCAAGTCATTACACCCTTGCTTAAGGCCTCAG CATTTATTTTACCCAAGGACACTATCTTCTATAAATTCCTGGAAAATTGGCTGG GGGAGGGACTATTGCTGAGTAAAGGAGAGAAATGGAGCCGGCACCGCCGCATGCTGACCCCAGCTTTTCACTTTGACGTCCTCAAACCTTATGTGAAGATCTTCAACCAGAGTGTGGATATCATGCAT GCAAAATGGAGACGCCTGCATGTGGAGGATGGAAATTACTTGGAGATGTTTGAACACATTAGCCTCATGACCCTGGATAGCCTGCAGAAATGCATCTTCAGCCACAACAGCAATTGCCAAGA GAAGCCAAGTGCCTACATCTCAGCTATCCTGGAAATTAGTTCCCTTGTGGCAAAACGTGCCGATCAACCACTTCTATACTGGGATGCCCTCTACTACCTCACTAGCCAAGGAAGACATTTCTCCCGAGCCTGCCGTCTGGTGAAGGATTTCTCAAATGTCATCATCCAGGACCGACGCCGTATCCTCACCCAACAGGGTACTAAGGCCCTTCTCAGGGACAAGGGCAAAAGCAAGACCTTTGACTTCATAGATATTCTCCTTTTGGCCAAA GATGAAGATGGAAAGACTCTTTCAGACAAGGACATCCAGGCAGAAGCTGACACTTTCATGTTTAGAG GCCATGACACAACTGCAAGTGGCATCTCTTGGGCCCTGTACAATCTGGCTCAGCACCAAGAATACCAGGATCGCTGCCGCCAGGAAATCCAGGAGCTCCTGAGGGGCCGTCAACCTGAGCAAATTGAATG GGATGATCTGGCCCAGATGCCCTTTCTGACCATGTGCATCAAAGAGAGTCTCCGGCTGCACCCACCAGTTCTTGGGATCTCCCGCCGTTGTGCCAAGGACATCAAGCTATCTGATGGACGCATCATTCCTAAAG GAAATATTTGCATGATTAGTATCTTTGGAATTCACTATAACCCTACTGTGTGGCCCAACCCTGAG GTGTATGACCCATATCGCTTTGACATCAACAAATCCCCAAAAATTCCACCCATGGCCTTTATACCCTTCTCAGCTGGACCCAG TCCCTCTTTCCTTATGTAG
- the LOC141500837 gene encoding cytochrome P450 4F3-like isoform X3: MASEERFHYILDLNQQFGDAHIWWSGPLIPVIRFFHPQVITPLLKASAFILPKDTIFYKFLENWLGEGLLLSKGEKWSRHRRMLTPAFHFDVLKPYVKIFNQSVDIMHAKWRRLHVEDGNYLEMFEHISLMTLDSLQKCIFSHNSNCQEKPSAYISAILEISSLVAKRADQPLLYWDALYYLTSQGRHFSRACRLVKDFSNVIIQDRRRILTQQGTKALLRDKGKSKTFDFIDILLLAKDEDGKTLSDKDIQAEADTFMFRGHDTTASGISWALYNLAQHQEYQDRCRQEIQELLRGRQPEQIEWDDLAQMPFLTMCIKESLRLHPPVLGISRRCAKDIKLSDGRIIPKGNICMISIFGIHYNPTVWPNPEVYDPYRFDINKSPKIPPMAFIPFSAGPRNCIGQSFAMIEMKVVLALTLLRFRVLPGKHPPRRKSEIVLRAENGLWLKVEPLVDPSSPETHLSEVSQA, from the exons ATGGCTAGTGAAGAAAGATTTCACTATATTCTGGACCTGAACCAACAATTTGGTGATGCCCACATCTGGTGGTCAGGGCCTTTAATTCCGGTGATCAGATTCTTTCATCCCCAAGTCATTACACCCTTGCTTAAGGCCTCAG CATTTATTTTACCCAAGGACACTATCTTCTATAAATTCCTGGAAAATTGGCTGG GGGAGGGACTATTGCTGAGTAAAGGAGAGAAATGGAGCCGGCACCGCCGCATGCTGACCCCAGCTTTTCACTTTGACGTCCTCAAACCTTATGTGAAGATCTTCAACCAGAGTGTGGATATCATGCAT GCAAAATGGAGACGCCTGCATGTGGAGGATGGAAATTACTTGGAGATGTTTGAACACATTAGCCTCATGACCCTGGATAGCCTGCAGAAATGCATCTTCAGCCACAACAGCAATTGCCAAGA GAAGCCAAGTGCCTACATCTCAGCTATCCTGGAAATTAGTTCCCTTGTGGCAAAACGTGCCGATCAACCACTTCTATACTGGGATGCCCTCTACTACCTCACTAGCCAAGGAAGACATTTCTCCCGAGCCTGCCGTCTGGTGAAGGATTTCTCAAATGTCATCATCCAGGACCGACGCCGTATCCTCACCCAACAGGGTACTAAGGCCCTTCTCAGGGACAAGGGCAAAAGCAAGACCTTTGACTTCATAGATATTCTCCTTTTGGCCAAA GATGAAGATGGAAAGACTCTTTCAGACAAGGACATCCAGGCAGAAGCTGACACTTTCATGTTTAGAG GCCATGACACAACTGCAAGTGGCATCTCTTGGGCCCTGTACAATCTGGCTCAGCACCAAGAATACCAGGATCGCTGCCGCCAGGAAATCCAGGAGCTCCTGAGGGGCCGTCAACCTGAGCAAATTGAATG GGATGATCTGGCCCAGATGCCCTTTCTGACCATGTGCATCAAAGAGAGTCTCCGGCTGCACCCACCAGTTCTTGGGATCTCCCGCCGTTGTGCCAAGGACATCAAGCTATCTGATGGACGCATCATTCCTAAAG GAAATATTTGCATGATTAGTATCTTTGGAATTCACTATAACCCTACTGTGTGGCCCAACCCTGAG GTGTATGACCCATATCGCTTTGACATCAACAAATCCCCAAAAATTCCACCCATGGCCTTTATACCCTTCTCAGCTGGACCCAG GAACTGCATTGGCCAGTCTTTTGCCATGATTGAGATGAAGGTTGTGTTGGCCCTCACCCTACTGAGGTTCCGAGTCCTTCCTGGTAAACACCCACCCCGAAGGAAGTCAGAGATTGTTCTCAGAGCAGAAAATGGTCTGTGGCTAAAGGTGGAGCCTTTGGTGGATCCTTCCAGCCCTGAGACACACCTCTCAGAAGTCTCTCAGGCATGA